From Toxorhynchites rutilus septentrionalis strain SRP chromosome 2, ASM2978413v1, whole genome shotgun sequence, a single genomic window includes:
- the LOC129766489 gene encoding uncharacterized protein LOC129766489, which translates to MEELSNRINYSQEEKQCEQYYSSTVSRQTDGRYVVRLPRKHNFDELLGQSKTMALHRYELLERRLLKSPELKEGYNEFMSEYISLSRTHAMYSKTNYLPHHPVTKKESTTIKLRVMFDASAKTSTGFSLNEALLVGPVIQDDLLTIILRFRIHPVAVVGDIVKMYRQILFHHEDTTLQRIVWGFKPTDPVECYELQTVTYGLSPSSFLATRTLEQLAVDEGQSHPIGALLCESPTIWTTS; encoded by the coding sequence ATGGAAGAGCTGTCGAATCGTATCAACTATTCACAAGAAGAGAAGCAATGTGAgcaatattactcctccactgtATCCCGTCAAACTGATGGACGTTATGTGGTTCGTTTACCACGCAAACATAATTTCGATGAACTGTTGGGACAGTCAAAAACTATGGCACTGCATCGTTATGAACTTCTCGAGCGTAGGCTACTGAAAAGTCCTGAACTGAAGGAAGGATATAATGAATTTATGTCAGAAtatatctctctctctcgaaCACATGCGATGTATTCGAAGACAAATTACCTCCCGCATCATCCTGTGACAAAGAAAGAAAGCACGACAATTAAATTACGTGTAATGTTCGATGCTTCCGCTAAAACCAGCACGGGCTTCTCACTCAACGAAGCACTGTTGGTGGGTCCTGTAATTCAGGACGATCTTCTGACAATCATCCTTCGGTTTCGGATACATCCAGTAGCAGTGGTGGGAGATATCGTCAAAATGTACCGCCAGATTTTATTCCATCACGAGGACACTACCCTCCAGAGAATCGTGTGGGGCTTCAAACCAACAGATCCAGTAGAATGCTATGAACTTCAGACCGTTACTTACGGGTTAAGCCCCTCATCCTTCCTAGCAACGCGTACGCTGGAGCAACTAGCAGTGGACGAAGGTCAGTCCCATCCAATTGGAGCATTGCTCTGCGAAAGTCCTACTATATGGACGACTTCATAG